In Metarhizium brunneum chromosome 3, complete sequence, a genomic segment contains:
- the ITC1 gene encoding Imitation switch two complex protein 1 yields MVLYKRKPVQFLPPADIQDENAEVWHIPQTGELFQNYEDYLSRMDFYKQRRFNDQITGHSGLTFFEAFNSELTGGREVEASFPEALKGPILRKVQFQTISRLDNLVDLIYEEFKHDYYPGEEVTVTLDGGDRIHGLVRDKTTYGPRILPDGSRTLPVTRYLVNIKDSDEETNVTNEHICRDRGVFTKAMLRSFIKKTVIREAWTGAPWLVKHDYANMYHIDTRVPPQLRHDTKLLERKQLQAQKRGITNELNGVSNAGPMRLPELKPATKHQKGKQSQFGIKGLKWPLNEPVNGVDGLIQHEQPRAPIREPTPPPPPPPTKYPIEDLSLPPKEGSVRPRLKFMCHDPPVKIEPEIDESRPFFDKIDMATVGAFLETWDTLNVYCEIFKLDSFTFDDFVETMSVASEQLKVQLFDEIHCSVLKVLVDSEREGGKVRINLPELEDEYSDEEEGEEEDDEADEGQEAAAEPEEKPKGRATRSSLAKLEAERLAAEAAAAEKEEIRAEQESRNRAEELMREFDWIDHLRKRNFSNGGWERIMVGLLHQLSKDDRYKESCEELLEQLVPADSNPTQEAIRQSYAELDVNCRVKALQIICLLTMQTKAVRGYMEDCSETMTKYRKDRIEWQRQKKQAIEDVRQLHEQRRELVPDPDPYEQVDANVVKEEEDAKMADADESQIDKENAEEGNDEPSQPKGKRRGRAPADKKKKKDAELEKEKKEKEKAKEKEKEKGAEKEKEKTRKEMIKLTSQQQKQYNKILKEIQKKEDIIKECEDEVAVIENDLREADCPRTRVLGKDRFWNRYYWFERNGMPYGGLPTSSTAAAEYANGCIWVQGPDDMEREGYIDGSPDLPDECKAKFRMTVSERKTREENGTSVFTARQWGYISEPEDLHALIKWLDPRGFNELKLRKELVNYKEKIAKHMENRKKYLAGEEDKDKKDEAVTKRSSSRIRDKTPEPPTYRCLQWENTMALEELGHIHSDPPPPPRARKQTKKREAQTEAAGRGAAKSRRRG; encoded by the exons ATG GTTCTCTATAAACGTAAGCCGGTGCAGTTCCTGCCACCGGCAGATATCCAAGATGAAAATGCAGAA GTATGGCACATTCCCCAGACCGGAGAGCTCTTCCAGAACTATGAGGACTACCTAAGCCG TATGGACTTTTACAAAcag CGTCGATTCAACGACCAAATAACAGGCCACTCTGGCCTCACCTTTTTTGAGGCTTTCAACAGTGAG CTTACCGGCGGTCGCGAAGTCGAAGCTTCGTTTCCCGAAGCACTTAAAGGCCCAATTCTCCGCAAAGTCCAGTTCCAAACCATTTCTCGTCTGGACAACCTTGTTGATTTAATCTACGAAGAATTTAAGCACGATTATTACCCGGGGGAGGAGGTGACGGTAACCTTGGACGGCGGTGACAGGATTCACGGCCTCGTGAGGGATAAGACCACGTACGGCCCAAGAATATTACCTGACGGCTCCCGGACACTACCTGTGACACGCTACCTGGTCAACATCAAAGACTCCGACGAAGAAACCAACGTTACCAATGAGCACATTTGTCGCGATCGTGGTGTTTTCACCAAGGCTATGCTACGTTCGTTCATTAAGAAGACGGTTATCAGAGAAGCATGGACGGGGGCGCCATGGTTAGTCAAGCATGACTACGCTAACATGTATCACATTGATACCAGAGTCCCCCCTCAGCTTCGACACGATACAAAGCTGCTAGAGCGGAAGCAACTGCAGGCCCAAAAACGGGGGATTACCAACGAATTGAACGGTGTTTCAAATGCCGGACCAATGCGACTCCCGGAATTGAAGCCTGCTACAAAGCATCAGAAGGGGAAGCAAAGTCAATTCGGTATCAAGGGGCTTAAGTGGCCTCTCAATGAGCCTGTCAATGGCGTTGACGGGCTAATACAACATGAGCAACCAAGGGCTCCGATACGTGAACCCAccccgcctcctccgcccccCCCTACCAAGTATCCTATTGAAGACCTATCACTACCGCCCAAAGAAGGCAGCGTTCGTCCCCGTCTCAAATTCATGTGTCATGATCCTCCCGTCAAGATTGAGCCCGAGATTGATGAATCTAGGCCATTTTTTGACAAAATCGACATGGCCACAGTTGGTGCATTCTTAGAGACCTGGGACACCCTGAATGTATATTGCGAGATCTTCAAGCTTGACTCTTTTACATTTGACGACTTCGTCGAGACTATGTCTGTGGCTTCCGAACAACTTAAGGTTCAGTTATTTGACGAGATTCACTGCTCTGTGCTGAAAGTACTAGTCGACTCGGAGCGCGAAGGAGGCAAAGTTCGCATCAACCTACCGGAACTAGAAGACGAGTAcagcgacgaagaagaaggcgaggaagaagatgatgaagcaGACGAAGGGCAGGAGGCAGCCGCTGAGCCTGAGGAGAAGCCAAAGGGTCGCGCCACTCGCAGCAGTCTCGCCAAACTAGAGGCCGAAAGGTTAGCGgcagaagctgctgccgccgagaaggaagaaatTCGAGCAGAGCAGGAATCGCGCAATCGAGCCGAAGAATTGATGAGGGAATTTGATTGGATAGATCACCTTCGGAAGCGCAACTTCTCCAACGGCGGATGGGAGAGGATCATGGTTGGACTGTTGCATCAGTTATCTAAAGACGATCGCTACAAGGAATCTTGTGAGGAATTGCTCGAGCAGCTAGTTCCGGCTGACTCAAATCCTACACAAGAAGCCATTCGACAGAGTTATGCTGAACTCGACGTCAACTGTCGCGTCAAGGCCTTGCAGATAATATGTCTGCTTACGATGCAGACAAAAGCTGTCCGTGGTTATATGGAAGACTGCAGTGAGACCATGACCAAGTATCGCAAGGACAGAATCGAATGGCAACGACAGAAGAAGCAAGC TATCGAAGATGTTCGCCAACTGCACGAACAACGCAGAGAGCTTGTACCCGACCCGGATCCATATGAACAAGTTGATGCCAATGTCGtgaaggaagaagaggatgcCAAGATGGCTGACGCTGACGAGTCCCAGATCGACAAAGAAAATGCAGAAGAAGGTAACGACGAGCCTAGCCAGCCAAAGGGTAAACGACGGGGTCGTGCACCagcggacaagaagaagaagaaagatgCAGAACtcgaaaaggagaagaaggaaaaagaaaaagcgaaggagaaggaaaaggaaaagggggcggagaaagaaaaagaaaagacgcGGAAAGAGATGATCAAGCTGACTTCTCAACAACAGAAGCAGTACAACAAGATTCTGAAGGAGATACAAAAGAAGGAGGACATCATCAAAGAATGCGAAGATGAGGTGGCAGTTATCGAAAACGATCTGCGTGAAGCGGACTGCCCACGTACAAGGGTTCTGGGCAAGGACCGCTTCTGGAACCGATATTACTGGTTTGAAAGAAACGGAATGCCTTATGGCGGGTTGCCTACAAGCtccacagcagcagccgaaTATGCCAACGGGTGCATTTGGGTCCAGGGACCCGATGACATGGAACGCGAGGGGTACATCGACGGATCTCCAGACCTGCCAGACGAATGCAAGGCCAAGTTCAGAATGACGGTGTCGGAGCGCAAAACTAGGGAGGAGAATGGAACCAGCGTTTTCACAGCCAGACAATGGGGCTACATCTCAGAGCCTGAAGATTTGCACGCATTGATTAAATGGCTAGACCCTCGGGGCTTCAATGAGCTGAAGCTACGCAAGGAACTCGTCAACTACAAGGAAAAAATTGCCAAGCATATGGAAAACAGGAAGAAGTACCTGGCAGGTGAGGAGGATAAGGACAAAAAAGACGAGGCCGTGACGAAGAGAAGCAGTTCACGCATCCGGGATAAGACCCCAGAACCGCCGACCTACCGTTGCTTGCAGTGGGAAAACACAATGGCGCTTGAGGAGCTAGGTCACATCCATTCAGACCCTCCGCCGCCCCCAAGAGCTAGGAAGC
- the LMAN1 gene encoding Protein ERGIC-53, whose protein sequence is MLFPRHLVALATLVAAGPSQAQVLISELSFGHSGRLGADDGKIPHFTITGQPQQPQLLSNKIILTPMDPGNQRSSIWSDSPLTRSTWVADVDFRASGPDRAGGNLNIWFARRGKEEVGTNSVYTAGKFDGLALVIDTHGGSGGMIRGFLNDGTVDYVSQPNVDRLAFGQCNYFYRNLGRPSQIKLRQTASSFKVEIDGRTCFETDKVSLPPGYYFGITAATPETPDSFEIFKLVVMSDSTVSGDNNQFQYNSRQHQPDNNQGQKAQENKNDDFGNAIPDQSADIFQTSKEQFADLHNRLQAATHQISGVYNAVSKHHQMDEVRHEEMKKAFDSLRHELAALRQIGDLQSKIRELESEIHSMHHDMRQKLEAHGESFETNLRNHHRSLSAALSDSIPGHGKLMVFFVGTQIVLVAGYVVYKRRRASSPKKYL, encoded by the exons ATGCTATTCCCCCGTCATCTTGTAGCCCTCGCTACTCTGGTCGCTGCTGGCCCCTCGCAGGCACAGGTCTTGATCAGCGAGCTTAGCTTTGGTCATTCCGGACG TCTGGGTGCCGACGACGGAAAGATCCCACATTTCACAATCACGGgtcagcctcagcagccgcagctccTTTCCAACAAAATTATCCTCACGCCGATGGATCCGGGCAACCAGCGATCGTCGATTTGGTCAGATTCACCTCTCACGCGCTCAACTTGGGTGGCTGACGTAGACTTCCGTGCAAGCGGACCGGACCGAGCAGGTGGTAACCTGAACATTTGGTTTGCAAGGCGAGGCAAGGAGGAAGTTGGTACTAATAGCGTCTATACGGCGGGTAAATTCGACGGTCTGGCACTGGTTATTGACACACATGGTGGTTCCGGTGGCATGATCCGTGGTTTCTTGAACGACGGTACCGTCGACTACGTGTCACAGCCCAATGTGGACAGGCTTGCATTCGGACAGTGCAACTATTTCTACCGAAATCTTGGCCGACCATCACAAATCAAGCTCCGGCAGACGGCTTCTAGTTTCAAAGTCGAAATTGATGGCCGCACCTGCTTCGAGACGGACAAGGTTTCACTGCCTCCTGGGTACTACTTTGGTATCACTGCAGCTACGCCCGAAACACCTGACTCTTTCGAAATCTTCAAGCTCGTTGTCATGTCTGATTCGACTGTGTCTGGGGACAACAATCAATTCCAGTACAATTCTCGACAGCATCAACCTGACAACAACCAAGGACAGAAAGCACAGGAGAACAAGAACGATGACTTTGGCAACGCAATCCCCGACCAATCTGCTGACATCTTCCAGACGTCCAAGGAGCAGTTCGCAGACCTTCATAACCGTCTCCAAGCTGCTACTCACCAGATAAGCGGAGTGTATAACGCCGTTTCTAAACACCACCAAATGGACGAGGTCCGGCACGAGGAAATGAAGAAGGCATTTGACTCTCTTCGTCACGAGCTCGCAGCTCTTCGACAAATCGGTGATCTGCAATCCAAGATCAGGGAATTAGAGTCCGAAATCCACAGCATGCACCACGATATGAGGCAGAAGCTGGAGGCTCACGGCGAATCCTTTGAAACCAACCTGCGCAACCACCACCGATCTCTCTCTGCGGCTTTAAGTGACAGCATTCCCGGCCATGGTAAATTGATGGTGTTCTTTGTGGGTACGCAAATTGTTCTTGTGGCTGGGTATGTGGTGTATAAACGCCGTAGAGCGAGTAGCCCCAAGAAGTATTTGTAA
- the ASG1_0 gene encoding Activator of stress response 1, which produces MATEMAEDDAGALSVGDWQISDVPSPADSSKSDTEVDEKAGSDPNAPSQPIQKRRRVTRACDECRRKKIKCDGKQPCTHCSVYSYECTYDKPSNRRRNPAPQYIEALESRLQRAETLLRKFMPDVDLADPNLDPAIQQEFHNREQARAGAGKMRSAAAAAPDAGDAKLMTMIDSIGQLDLDDKGGWDFHGTSSGAVFLKRMKEQFRGLLGPVSKAPFLPRAERASGLSALDTPSPAAGASPFSSISAYPELPPKDVARKLCYYSLSCATCLVRIIHIPTFYEKFEQIYDRPIESLNQEETHFLGLVHAVIALGCMYNNLEDSNPTAGGYKTAIEEGLKYYRAAKSLLQDLADCRDIVSLQALLFMTLFLQATSNLSACYSFVGIALRSALRIGLHRHLEHEKIGVIEQEVRKRVFYVIRQMDIYVSTMLGFPLLLNIDDVDQPFPTEVDDEFITDTGIMPPPLGTPSFFEAFNAHTRLMEVLGKITKFVYPMHMQGQPAGKGDSGTTSCLISYGRIKEIEADLQTWYDRLPEMWRPSPDGPIEVVRVRHLLRFAYAHVQLVLYRPFLHYISPRHSHGTKVDELSYACAAAAVSVSRNIVHIGLEIRKQRVLSGPYWFMLYTEFYAVLSLVFYAIENPDKPGSQEVLADAHAGRQMIADLADKSLSADRVTKALKVLFDQLPERLEQARLARPAGNSRKRSAAGSKSGSISTTHAGASRTIPVARAEDFIRSRSGGLPGPFGAPNSRGSVDGSMGQSSDPSFHDIPFSGSMHDILPMDLSSRTTPDSTSNASSTHRHRFPSQPLNAHSIHNPVNKLDSLMFPSEDPFAYPNQPMMELGFQPKADAPGITMAAPNASFFFTGSFEEMGDQILGQPPPYMTPQQQHHPMGMAASMYDPHNMMALHSTQQQQQHNRQMQQQAMHQQQHQQQQGGGIFASFRRARADRQQERQIEQMFTQQGMQADWGSFFGSGRGGFQGM; this is translated from the exons ATGGCgacggaaatggctgagGACGACGCCGGGGCGTTGTCTGTCGGTGACTGGCAAATTTCTGATGTCCCTTCCCCGGCCGACAGCTCCAAGTCCGACACCGAAGTGGATGAAAAGGCCGGTTCCGACCCAAATGCGCCTTCACAACCAATACAAAAGCGCCGGCGAGTTACTCGCGCTTGCGACGAATGCCGCCGTAAGAAGATTAAGTGTGACGGGAAACAACCATGCACCCACTGCTCCGTGTATAGCTACG AATGTACTTACGACAAGCCGTCAAACCGTCGAAGGAATCCTGCGCCACAATACATCGAAGCGTTGGAAAGCAGACTACAACGGGCGGAGACTCTACTACGAAAGTTTATGCCCGATGTCGATTTAGCCGACCCAAATCTGGACCCAGCCATTCAACAAGAGTTTCACAATCGTGAACAGGCACGCGCAGGGGCTGGCAAAATGCGATCCGCGGCCGCTGCCGCACCCGACGCCGGAGATGCTAAGCTCATGACCATGATTGATTCAATAGGCCAGCTTGATTTGGATGACAAAGGTGGATGGGATTTTCATGGTACCTCCTCAGGTGCTGTCTTTTTGAAGAGAATGAAGGAACAGTTCCGCGGGCTTCTGGGTCCAGTTAGCAAGGCACCTTTCTTACCACGGGCCGAACGTGCGTCAGGCCTCAGTGCACTTGATACGCCTTCTCCGGCAGCTGGCGCATCTCCATTTTCGTCAATCTCTGCGTATCCTGAACTTCCGCCAAAGGATGTCGCCAGGAAGCTTTGCTATTACTCTTTGAGCTGCGCAACGTGTCTCGTTCGAATCATCCATATACCGACGTTTTATGAAAAATTCGAGCAGATCTATGACAGGCCAATCGAGAGTCTCAACCAGGAAGAAACTCATTTCTTGGGACTTGTTCATGCTGTCATTGCCTTGGGCTGCATGTACAACAACCTCGAGGACTCCAACCCAACCGCTGGAGGTTACAAGACGGCAATTGAAGAAGG TCTCAAATATTATCGTGCTGCCAAAAGCCTGCTACAAGATCTTGCCGACTGCCGCGATATTGTTTCGCTTcaagccttactttttatgACTCTGTTTCTCCAAGCCACCTCTAATCTTAGTGCATGCTACTCTTTTGTGGGCATTGCTTTACGCTCAGCATTGCGTATAGGCTTGCATCGGCACCTGGAGCACGAAAAGATTGGAGTGATTGAACAAGAAGTTCGCAAGCGAGTATTTTACGTCATTCGGCAGATGGACATCTACGTATCTACCATGCTTGGCTTCCCGCTCCTTCTTAATATCGACGATGTCGACCAGCCATTCCCGACCGAGGTTGATGACGAGTTCATCACAGATACGGGCATCATGCCACCTCCTCTTGGCACACCTTCCTTCTTTGAAGCGTTCAATGCCCACACTCGCTTGATGGAGGTGCTTGGCAAGATTACCAAGTTTGTGTATCCCATGCATATGCAAGGCCAACCGGCTGGAAAAGGGGATAGCGGCACCACATCCTGTCTCATTAGTTACGGCCGCATCAAGGAAATTGAGGCCGATTTGCAAACCTGGTATGATAGACTGCCGGAGATGTGGCGACCGAGCCCAGATGGGCCGATAGAGGTTGTCCG TGTGAGGCATCTCTTACGTTTTGCCTATGCTCACGTTCAGCTCGTCTTATATCGACCTTTTCTTCATTATATTTCTCCTCGGCACAGTCACGGAACAAAAGTCGATGAATTATCATATGCATGCGCGGCTGCCGCCGTAAGCGTGTCACGCAATATCGTACATATTGGGCTAGAGATTCGGAAGCAGCGCGTCCTCAGTGGGCCTTACTGGTTCATGCTTTACACCGAATTCTACGCCGTACTCTCTCTGGTATTTTACGCTATTGAGAATCCCGACAAGCCTGGTTCTCAAGAAGTCTTGGCCGATGCTCATGCCGGGCGTCAAATGATCGCTGACCTGGCAGACAAAAGTCTCTCAGCTGATAGAGTGACCAAAGCATTAAAA GTACTTTTTGACCAACTTCCTGAAAGGCTGGAGCAAGCCCGTTTAGCAAGGCCTGCAGGCAATTCCAGGAAACGATCTGCTGCAGGATCCAAGTCTGGGTCGATATCAACAACACACGCAGGCGCCAGCCGGACTATACCAGTGGCCAGAGCCGAAGATTTCATCCGAAGCCGCAGCGGCGGCCTCCCAGGGCCCTTTGGAGCACCAAACTCTCGAGGCTCTGTTGATGGCAGTATGGGCCAATCATCGGACCCAAGCTTCCATGACATTCCCTTTTCAGGCAGTATGCATGATATTCTTCCTATGGACTTATCATCCCGGACAACCCCGGACTCCACCAGCAATGCAAGCAGCACTCACCGACACAGGTTTCCATCGCAACCACTGAATGCCCATTCTATACACAACCCTGTGAACAAACTGGACTCTCTCATGTTTCCGTCCGAGGACCCCTTCGCTTACCCCAACCAGCCCATGATGGAGCTTGGCTTTCAACCAAAGGCAGATGCACCGGgaatcaccatggccgccccGAATGCATCATTCTTCTTCACTGGCTCCTTCGAGGAAATGGGTGATCAGATTCTGGGACAACCTCCGCCGTACATGACTCCCCAACAACAGCACCATCCTATGGGAATGGCAGCGTCCATGTACGATCCGCACAATATGATGGCACTGCACTCTactcagcagcaacaacaacacaaTAGGCAAATGCAACAACAAGCCATgcatcaacagcagcaccagcaacaacaaGGCGGGGGGATATTCGCCAGCTTCCGCCGTGCCAGAGCGGACCGGCAACAAGAGAGACAGATCGAGCAAATGTTCACACAACAGGGTATGCAGGCAGATTGGGGGAGCTTTTTTGGTTCTGGGAGAGGTGGCTTCCAAGGAATGTGA
- the ALG8 gene encoding Dolichyl pyrophosphate Glc1Man9GlcNAc2 alpha-1,3-glucosyltransferase yields MSESYPSLTQCAVVAAAFKVLLFPAYKSTDFEVHRNWLAITNSLSLSEWYYEKTSEWTLDYPPFFAYFEWVLAHLARLVDPAMVKVYNLNHESWQTVYFQRATVIATELLLVYALQLFIDSTLLPSRRAAQVAALSVMLSPGLLLIDHIHFQYNGFMYGILLWSLVLARSKSTLLQSGLVFAALLCFKHIYLYLAPAYFVFLLRTYCLSTKSYFQIKFLNCIKLGLGILSIFAAAFGPFALMGQIPQLLSRLFPFSRGLCHAYWAPNVWALYSLADRVLIHLAPRLGLDVKSEALQSVTRGLVGDTAFAVLPEISPRVCFVLTLLFQGLPLLKLFLTSNPSWESFVGAVTLCGYASFLFGWHVHEKAILLVIIPFSLIALRDRRHLGAFRPLAVAGHVSLFPLLFTPAEFPVKTIYTVFWLVLFLMSFDRLAPASSKPRVFLLDRFSTLYIAVSIPLIAYTSLLHHVIFGKSYEFLPLMFTSSYAAIGVVGSWVGYMVVYFTS; encoded by the exons ATGTCGGAATCATATCCCAGTTTAACGCAGTGTGCGGTTGTGGCCGCTGCGTTCAAAGTCCTTCTGTTTCCTGCCTA CAAATCCACAGATTTCGAGGTACATCGCAACTGGCTTGCCATTACCAATAGCCTTTCTTTATCCGAATGGTATTATGAGAAGACGTCAGAATGGACTCTCGACTATCCTCCCTTCTTCGCTTACTTCGAGTGGGTTCTCGCGCATTTGGCTCGACTGGTCGACCCCGCGATGGTGAAGGTCTACAATTTGAATCACGAAAGCTGGCAAACCGTATACTTTCAACGCGCAACTGTTATCGCTACCGAGCTACTACTCGTTTACGCGCTTCAGCTTTTTATAGACTCGACACTTCTACCATCGAGGCGAGCTGCTCAGGTTGCTGCATTGTCTGTCATGCTCTCCCCCGGCCTGCTGCTTATCGACCACATTCACTTCCAATACAACGGTTTCATGTACGGCATTCTTCTGTGGTCGTTGGTTCTCGCTAGGTCCAAGTCCACACTTTTGCAGAGCGGACTTGTTTTTGCCGCACTTTTATGCTTCAAGCATATTTACCTCTATCTGGCCCCTGCGTACTTTGTGTTCCTCCTGCGGACATACTGTCTTTCGACCAAGTCATACTTCCAGATCAAATTCCTAAATTGCATCAAGCTTGGATTGGGCATCCTGTCTATTTTCGCCGCGGCATTCGGTCCCTTTGCTCTTATGGGACAGATTCCACAACTACTTAGCAGGCTCTTCCCTTTTTCCCGTGGACTCTGCCACGCTTACTGGGCTCCCAATGTGTGGGCACTCTACTCCTTGGCGGACCGCGTTTTGATTCATC TTGCCCCAAGATTGGGCCTTGACGTAAAATCAGAGGCTTTGCAGAGCGTCACTAGAGGGCTAGTTGGCGATACCGCCTTCGCCGTTTTGCCCGAGATCTCACCTAGAGTGTGCTTTGTTTTAACACTGCTCTTCCAAGGTCTTCCCCTCCTCAAGCTCTTTCTTACGTCTAATCCGTCATGGGAGTCATTTGTCGGTGCTGTCACTCTTTGCGGGTATGCATCGTTTCTCTTTGGGTGGCACGTTCACGAAAAGGCCATTTTGCTGGTCATCATCCCCTTTAGCCTCATCGCGCTCCGGGACAGAAGACATCTCGGTGCCTTTCGCCCATTGGCGGTTGCTGGTCATGTTTCACTATTTCCATTACTGTTTACGCCCGCGGAATTTCCTGTCAAGACCATATACACCGTCTTCTGGCTGGTTCTATTCTTGATGTCGTTTGACCGGCTGGCACCAGCATCGAGTAAGCCCAGAGTGTTTCTGCTGGATCGCTTCAGCACATTGTACATTGCGGTGAGCATTCCATTAATCGCATATACATCTTTGTTGCACCATGTTATTTTCGGAAAGAGCTATGAGTTTCTACCACTCATGTTCACCAGCTCGTATGCCGCGATAGGGGTCGTCGGTAGTTGGGTCGGATACATGGTGGTATACTTTACCTCGTGA